Proteins encoded within one genomic window of Triticum aestivum cultivar Chinese Spring chromosome 2D, IWGSC CS RefSeq v2.1, whole genome shotgun sequence:
- the LOC123054915 gene encoding probable glucuronosyltransferase Os04g0650300: MKLPLSAGSPDAAPEMAKPSLPATWLILHALFCATSMAVGFRFSRLVVFLLFLPTPPMNPSAHLVSLVTPPVMLASSNATATITTTTTTTTTVTTTTTVAESEAGSNAHHQVHHGPVFVGRHAIRVRKWPHPNPGELLKAHSILAAVQEAQRRSRNRLADPLRPVIAVTPTTTSALQAPSLTSLAHTLRLVDAPLRWIVVEPGHRTDAVAAVLARSGLDFLHLVASDGASTARLRMHALREVRKEKMDGVVVFADENGILRTELFDEAQKVKSVGAVPVGILGEDEGTKESFLQAPACDEAGKLVGYHVSEETLLPAARSDMLLSTRLEWAGFVVNARVLWEGAAERPEWVRDLDAVDGGAHLDSPLALVTDAGQVEPLARCAQAALAWSLRSDALHEVKFPHEWKFDAPLVSAASRQQSSVVNTEDGH, from the exons ATGAAGCTCCCGCTGTCGGCGGGGTCGCCCGACGCGGCGCCGGAGATGGCCAAGCCGTCGCTGCCGGCGACGTGGCTCATCCTGCACGCGCTCTTCTGCGCCACCTCCATGGCCGTCGGCTTCCGCTTCTCGCgcctcgtcgtcttcctcctcttcctgcCCACGCCGCCCATGAACCCCTCCGCGCACCTCGTCTCCCTCGTCACCCCGCCCGTCATGCTCGCCAGCTCCAACGCCACCGCCACCATCACTACTACTActacgaccaccaccaccgtcacGACGACGACCACGGTGGCTGAGAGCGAGGCCGGATCCAACGCGCACCACCAGGTCCACCACGGCCCGGTCTTCGTCGGCCGCCACGCCATCCGCGTCCGCAAGTGGCCGCACCCGAACCCCGGCGAGCTCCTCAAGGCCCACAGCATCCTCGCCGCCGTCCAGGAAGCGCAGCGCCGCAGCCGCAACCGCCTGGCCGACCCGCTCAGGCCCGTGATTGCCGTCACCCCGACCACCACCTCCGCGCTCCAGGCGCCGTCGCTCACGTCCCTGGCGCACACCCTCCGCCTCGTCGACGCCCCGCTCAGGTGGATCGTCGTCGAGCCTGGCCACCgcaccgacgccgtcgccgccgtgcTCGCCCGCTCCGGCCTCGACTTCCTCCACCTCGTCGCCTCCGACGGCGCCTCCACCGCGCGCCTGCGAATGCACGCCCTCAG GGAGGTACGGAAGGAGAAGatggacggcgtggtggtgttcgCGGACGAGAACGGCATCCTCCGGACGGAGCTGTTCGACGAGGCGCAGAAGGTCAAGTCCGTGGGCGCCGTGCCGGTGGGCATTCTGGGCGAGGACGAAGGCACCAAGGAGTCCTTCCTGCAGGCGCCGGCCTGCGACGAGGCCGGGAAGCTGGTGGGCTACCACGTATCGGAGGAGACGCTGCTGCCGGCGGCGCGGAGCGACATGCTGCTGTCCACCCGGCTGGAGTGGGCCGGGTTCGTGGTGAACGCGCGGGTGCTCTGGGAGGGCGCGGCGGAGCGGCCCGAGTGGGTGCGCGACCTGGACGCCGTGGACGGCGGCGCGCACCTGGACAGCCCGCTGGCGCTGGTCACCGACGCCGGCCAGGTGGAGCCGCTCGCCAGATGCGCCCAGGCGGCGCTGGCGTGGTCGCTCCGGTCAGACGCTCTGCATGAAGTCAAGTTCCCGCATGA